In the genome of Deinococcus cellulosilyticus NBRC 106333 = KACC 11606, one region contains:
- a CDS encoding M24 family metallopeptidase, producing the protein MQQLTDLLTSHGLDALWVSKPENVRYLSGFSTPKDGLVLLHKDGVLLYTDARYTVQAEEECFVPQHIARDIDVIRHARTLLEGKVVGFEADALMVNKLRQLDGLHAAQLVPTEGLLEGIRLIKTPEEVQKIREAQRIADEAMRHVLPMLKAGVREVDLALQMELYMRSHGAEDRAFDITVASGYRSAMPHGTASEKVIQEGELVTFDWGARYQGYHSDTTRAFPVGEISEELKNLYRHTHQALQLALQAVRPGAMTSDIDQVARGYLAEQGLAEHFVHSLGHGVGLAIHEDPRLAKFSPERPQFNVPLQAGMVVTIEPGLYISGVGGVRLEELVLVTETGCEVLSHAPFAEV; encoded by the coding sequence ATGCAACAACTCACTGACCTGCTGACTTCTCATGGCCTGGATGCCCTGTGGGTGAGCAAACCTGAGAATGTCCGCTACCTGAGTGGATTTTCCACCCCAAAAGACGGTTTGGTGCTGCTGCACAAAGACGGGGTTTTGCTGTACACAGATGCCCGTTACACCGTTCAGGCCGAGGAAGAGTGCTTTGTTCCACAGCACATTGCCCGCGACATTGATGTGATCCGACATGCCCGCACCCTGCTGGAGGGCAAGGTGGTTGGATTTGAAGCCGATGCCCTGATGGTGAACAAACTCCGGCAACTGGACGGCCTGCACGCCGCACAACTGGTGCCCACCGAGGGACTGCTGGAAGGCATCCGCCTGATCAAAACCCCCGAGGAAGTGCAGAAGATCCGCGAAGCCCAGCGCATTGCAGATGAGGCCATGCGACATGTGCTCCCCATGCTGAAAGCTGGAGTGCGTGAAGTGGACCTTGCCTTGCAGATGGAGCTTTACATGCGCTCCCATGGGGCAGAGGACCGGGCTTTTGACATCACCGTTGCCAGTGGTTACCGGAGCGCCATGCCCCACGGAACCGCCAGTGAAAAGGTGATTCAGGAGGGTGAACTGGTGACTTTTGACTGGGGGGCCCGCTACCAGGGCTACCACAGCGACACCACCCGTGCTTTCCCTGTGGGTGAAATCAGCGAGGAGCTGAAAAACCTGTACCGTCACACCCATCAGGCCCTGCAACTGGCCCTTCAGGCGGTCAGGCCCGGAGCCATGACCAGTGACATTGACCAGGTGGCCAGAGGTTATCTGGCTGAGCAGGGCCTGGCAGAACACTTCGTGCACTCCCTGGGTCACGGGGTGGGTCTGGCCATTCACGAGGACCCCAGGTTGGCGAAATTCAGCCCGGAGCGTCCACAATTCAACGTCCCACTGCAGGCCGGGATGGTTGTGACCATCGAACCTGGCCTCTACATTTCCGGGGTGGGTGGCGTCCGCCTGGAAGAGCTTGTGCTGGTCACGGAAACGGGTTGCGAGGTTTTGAGCCACGCTCCCTTTGCGGAGGTGTAA
- a CDS encoding S41 family peptidase has protein sequence MFSSVTLSAVLLTGVFSPELDKFQKITDMITEKYIYTSHLTAPRTLALPASLLSETPRGLQQTLIQNSNNWEEVKKHHRNQVTQDPSSVDSALKSVVDWLGDNHSVYFSAIEAKAIKQTYGDLPCLNYALQATPTRATGLVKYEISAEDPRVGIILIEDFAGFDRSAGVKEALDALTAKGAKAFVIDLRGNPGGLAVEMMRAAGFFQSGFLWRMRLKGSFPIPLPALGNRSYGQVPLALVIDRHVNSAAEGFSGGLQRVGRARVFGETSAGNVEAIYPYCFNDGSMLFLASGQLAPFSGKTWEGVGVVPDEPGTTLRDAVKWAAGQIKP, from the coding sequence ATGTTTTCCAGTGTAACGCTTTCTGCAGTGCTCCTGACCGGTGTCTTCAGCCCAGAATTAGACAAATTCCAGAAAATCACCGACATGATCACTGAAAAATACATCTACACCTCCCATTTAACCGCGCCCCGCACGCTGGCTCTGCCTGCTTCCTTACTGTCTGAGACGCCCCGTGGCCTTCAGCAAACCTTGATTCAGAATTCCAACAACTGGGAAGAGGTCAAAAAACACCACCGGAATCAGGTCACCCAGGACCCCAGTTCTGTAGATTCTGCCTTGAAATCAGTGGTGGACTGGCTGGGAGACAACCACTCCGTGTATTTCAGTGCCATTGAAGCAAAGGCCATCAAGCAAACCTATGGAGACCTCCCCTGCCTGAATTACGCCCTGCAAGCCACTCCCACCCGGGCCACGGGACTGGTGAAGTATGAAATCTCGGCGGAAGATCCCAGGGTGGGCATCATCCTGATTGAAGACTTTGCAGGATTTGACCGCAGCGCAGGTGTAAAAGAGGCGCTCGATGCCCTCACAGCAAAGGGAGCAAAAGCGTTTGTGATTGACCTCAGAGGCAACCCTGGTGGGCTTGCCGTGGAGATGATGCGTGCAGCAGGGTTCTTTCAGTCAGGTTTTCTGTGGCGCATGCGCCTGAAAGGGTCTTTTCCCATTCCCCTGCCTGCCCTTGGGAACCGCAGTTACGGGCAAGTCCCCCTGGCCCTGGTCATTGACAGGCATGTGAACAGTGCTGCCGAGGGCTTCAGTGGTGGATTGCAGCGTGTGGGCCGTGCCAGGGTGTTCGGGGAGACCAGTGCAGGAAACGTTGAAGCCATCTATCCGTATTGCTTCAATGACGGAAGCATGCTTTTTCTCGCTTCTGGACAGCTTGCACCCTTCAGTGGCAAGACCTGGGAAGGGGTGGGGGTTGTCCCCGACGAACCCGGCACCACCCTGCGTGATGCCGTCAAATGGGCTGCTGGACAGATAAAACCCTGA